The Desulforamulus hydrothermalis Lam5 = DSM 18033 genome includes a window with the following:
- a CDS encoding IS200/IS605 family element transposase accessory protein TnpB — protein sequence MKKRKNNKKKPTKTGGGISYTVCGEFFPEVYPAFRSQKWSRGMEDPLDTEMRLFCSCTRWAFNRLQEDNSRPELKKQGQGTFSINSRYCDDAILKAKAVIESQTELLTLEMEETETKLARAKKKLSWAEKDLDRAVKANNTAKIEDFKHTVHGRKARVKKLADKLDELKVHRDNGTIPKVIFGGRSLWKRVCRGRVSREEWRQARQDRLYARGDETKGGNPNLKISWHNGEFTLSVTISHLSEQKGTDKKGRPIMTRAPRVTGKLWLPEKHRQKVLELLLSGVPYTVELIKGRDSRYRVHITLAVTAPVLVTNPNQGYLGVDTNPDGAALANVSYTGQPTPWPEGFTVPYPKALHKFAGEFQITMHPNGFLYIKVPELSYSRGFRRTYLIGVLAKVVVDTAKTLGKPIALESLDFGKDRFDTNRKFNRMAANFPFKKMVEAVTRKAFKEGVGVKQVWPAHTSTIGYYKYMERYGITIHHAAALVIARRAIGFKEYITKELKQKVQAVKEKLSQKVNSLPGEGRGMTRKVKQLFKRLDGKIFVHNGLTRYKQESFHSVWHDLKHLALSSR from the coding sequence GTGAAAAAACGGAAGAACAACAAGAAGAAGCCGACTAAGACCGGTGGCGGCATAAGCTACACCGTCTGCGGCGAATTTTTTCCGGAGGTTTACCCTGCCTTCCGCTCTCAAAAGTGGAGCCGCGGGATGGAGGATCCGTTAGACACCGAGATGCGGCTGTTCTGCTCCTGCACCCGCTGGGCCTTCAACCGGTTACAGGAAGATAATTCCCGCCCAGAGCTAAAGAAGCAGGGTCAAGGAACATTCAGCATAAACTCCCGCTATTGCGACGACGCCATACTGAAGGCCAAAGCCGTAATTGAATCGCAAACAGAGCTGCTGACACTGGAAATGGAAGAGACGGAAACGAAACTGGCCCGCGCCAAGAAGAAACTCAGTTGGGCAGAAAAAGACCTGGACAGGGCCGTTAAAGCAAACAATACGGCTAAAATCGAGGACTTTAAGCACACCGTACACGGCCGCAAAGCCAGGGTAAAAAAGCTGGCTGACAAGCTGGACGAGCTAAAGGTCCACCGGGACAACGGCACCATACCAAAAGTAATTTTCGGGGGCCGTTCTCTGTGGAAGCGAGTGTGCAGAGGCAGGGTTTCGAGAGAAGAATGGCGGCAGGCCCGGCAGGACAGGCTATACGCCCGCGGCGACGAGACCAAAGGCGGCAACCCGAATCTCAAAATAAGCTGGCATAATGGAGAATTCACCCTGTCTGTGACCATCTCTCACCTGTCCGAACAGAAAGGGACAGACAAGAAGGGTAGACCCATAATGACCAGGGCCCCCCGGGTAACGGGCAAGCTCTGGCTGCCTGAGAAGCACCGGCAAAAAGTGCTGGAGCTGCTCTTATCAGGTGTGCCTTACACTGTGGAGCTAATCAAAGGTAGGGACAGCCGGTATAGGGTGCACATCACCTTGGCCGTTACAGCCCCCGTTTTAGTGACCAACCCCAACCAGGGTTACCTGGGTGTAGACACCAACCCCGACGGAGCAGCGCTGGCCAACGTCAGTTACACCGGACAGCCCACGCCCTGGCCGGAAGGTTTCACCGTACCCTATCCGAAAGCACTGCACAAATTCGCCGGGGAATTTCAGATAACCATGCACCCGAACGGTTTTCTTTACATCAAGGTACCAGAATTGTCCTACAGCCGGGGCTTCCGGCGCACGTACTTAATTGGCGTGCTTGCCAAAGTAGTGGTGGACACAGCTAAAACTTTAGGCAAACCCATCGCTTTAGAGAGCCTGGACTTCGGCAAAGACCGTTTTGACACCAACCGGAAATTCAACCGCATGGCGGCCAATTTTCCGTTCAAGAAGATGGTCGAGGCCGTCACCCGTAAAGCCTTCAAAGAAGGCGTCGGTGTAAAGCAAGTCTGGCCGGCGCACACGTCCACCATCGGCTATTACAAATACATGGAGCGTTACGGCATAACTATCCACCACGCCGCGGCATTAGTGATAGCCCGGCGGGCAATCGGTTTCAAAGAATACATAACCAAAGAGTTAAAGCAGAAAGTTCAGGCCGTCAAAGAGAAGCTGAGTCAAAAGGTAAATTCCTTGCCTGGGGAAGGAAGAGGGATGACCCGAAAGGTGAAGCAACTCTTCAAGCGGCTGGACGGAAAGATTTTTGTACACAACGGTTTGACCCGTTACAAACAGGAATCGTTTCACTCTGTCTGGCATGACTTGAAACACCTTGCTTTATCAAGTAGGTGA
- a CDS encoding AAA family ATPase, which translates to MMKTIMIHSLHQGEGKTKIAKELAGYTQLQGKRALLADLDFITEPHSRALGLPSSPNLQDLLQEITAAAKEKPYFAVQLGEEKLEQYLLTHHSGLKVLSSENAKHLAEDEEIAQKIRTVVRNLKQLPYDLMVIDTDSSNRDYNQAVLEETDQVLIVMDNFRYNVKDLILYLHKLQDMDYSTDNFKIVLNKVPDPVHVTIDEIEKETGLPVIGIVPVLDKTPLPPQETENVYLNVANPNNVEFIAAIKKIVDVL; encoded by the coding sequence ATGATGAAAACCATTATGATTCACAGTTTGCATCAGGGCGAAGGAAAAACAAAAATTGCCAAGGAGTTGGCAGGATATACGCAACTGCAAGGGAAACGAGCATTACTGGCAGACCTCGATTTTATTACGGAGCCGCACAGCAGAGCACTGGGGTTGCCCAGTTCGCCCAATTTACAAGACCTGCTGCAGGAAATAACCGCCGCCGCCAAAGAAAAACCTTATTTTGCCGTCCAGCTGGGGGAGGAAAAACTGGAGCAATACCTGCTCACTCATCATAGCGGTCTTAAAGTATTATCCAGCGAAAATGCCAAGCACCTGGCTGAGGATGAAGAAATTGCACAAAAAATCAGAACGGTAGTAAGAAATCTTAAACAACTCCCCTATGATTTAATGGTTATTGATACCGACAGCAGCAACCGTGACTACAACCAGGCGGTGCTGGAGGAAACGGATCAAGTGCTGATTGTTATGGACAATTTCCGATACAACGTAAAAGATCTCATCCTTTACTTGCATAAATTACAGGATATGGATTATTCCACCGACAACTTTAAAATAGTACTGAACAAGGTCCCTGATCCGGTGCATGTTACCATTGATGAAATTGAAAAGGAGACGGGTTTACCGGTTATCGGTATTGTACCGGTTTTGGATAAGACCCCCCTCCCCCCTCAAGAAACTGAAAACGTCTACCTGAACGTAGCAAATCCCAATAATGTTGAATTTATTGCTGCCATTAAGAAAATTGTCGATGTTTTATAA
- a CDS encoding GNAT family N-acetyltransferase — translation MSIAIRSDAGDLNKNAVVKLENGVLRTARGIIHMEGPCSSDYIARLTMDSGLKNFRPPARQQEALMLISNLPEGKVFIARHQDKIIGYVTFHAPDEYSRWSKHPYILELGAVEVSPEWRNDRIAHYLLTEAFSHDFVENHIIITIEFCWHWDLKNSGLTMMNYQKMLTRLFSAVGLVKRATDDPDITEHPANVMMVRFGKKIPKEAIQRFEELTFLNRSL, via the coding sequence ATGAGTATTGCCATTCGTTCTGACGCCGGCGATCTAAATAAAAATGCCGTGGTAAAATTGGAAAACGGTGTGCTCAGAACCGCCCGGGGCATTATTCACATGGAAGGCCCCTGCAGCAGTGATTATATTGCGCGCCTGACTATGGACAGCGGTCTCAAGAATTTTCGCCCCCCCGCCCGTCAACAGGAAGCATTAATGTTGATTTCTAACCTTCCGGAAGGTAAGGTTTTTATCGCCAGGCACCAGGATAAAATTATTGGTTATGTAACCTTCCATGCACCTGATGAATACAGCCGCTGGAGCAAGCATCCTTACATTCTTGAATTGGGCGCTGTAGAGGTCAGTCCGGAATGGAGAAACGACAGAATAGCCCATTACCTGCTAACAGAGGCCTTCTCCCATGACTTTGTTGAAAATCATATTATAATTACCATTGAATTTTGCTGGCACTGGGATTTGAAGAACAGTGGCTTAACCATGATGAACTATCAAAAAATGTTAACCAGGCTTTTCTCTGCTGTGGGGTTAGTCAAAAGGGCCACCGACGATCCTGATATTACCGAGCATCCCGCCAATGTTATGATGGTACGCTTTGGTAAAAAGATTCCCAAAGAGGCCATTCAACGGTTTGAAGAGCTAACTTTTCTAAATCGCAGTTTATAA
- the guaB gene encoding IMP dehydrogenase, whose protein sequence is MYPEKFAKMGLTFDDVLLIPGASEVLPRDVDTSTYLTNDIKLNIPIMSAGMDTVTESRMAIAIAREGGIGVIHKNMSIARQAMEVDRVKRSEHGVITDPIFLSPESPIREAYEIMERYHISGVPITVAGKLVGILTNRDLRFETNDSRPCGDVMTKDNLITAPVGTTLEEAKQILMKHKVEKLPIVDEHNNLRGLITIKDIKKAKEYPNSAKDHRGRLRVAAAVGVASDTMERVQALVQAKVDVIVVDTAHGHSHMVVQTVKNIRAAYPELNIIAGNVATAEATRDLIAAGANAVKVGIGPGSICTTRVVAGVGVPQITAVYDCAQEAAKHGVPVIADGGIKYSGDIVKAIAAGASVVMLGSILAGTEESPGEKEIYQGRSYKVYRGMGSLGAMKQGSGDRYFQEQAKKMVPEGVEGRVPYKGSLSDTIFQLVGGLKAGMGYTGCRTIEELKTKAKFVRITPAGLKESHPHGVNITKEAPNYSL, encoded by the coding sequence TTGTATCCGGAGAAATTTGCTAAGATGGGACTGACATTTGATGATGTATTATTGATCCCGGGAGCATCAGAAGTATTGCCCAGGGACGTTGATACCTCTACCTACCTTACCAATGATATTAAACTTAACATACCAATCATGAGTGCAGGCATGGACACGGTTACCGAATCACGCATGGCTATAGCCATTGCTCGGGAAGGCGGTATTGGCGTTATCCATAAAAATATGTCTATTGCCCGCCAGGCCATGGAGGTTGACAGGGTAAAACGTTCGGAACACGGGGTTATCACAGATCCTATTTTTCTTTCACCCGAAAGCCCCATCCGAGAAGCTTATGAAATCATGGAGAGATATCATATTTCGGGTGTACCCATTACGGTGGCTGGCAAACTGGTGGGCATTTTAACCAACCGGGACTTGCGTTTTGAAACCAATGACAGCCGGCCGTGCGGTGACGTCATGACCAAAGACAATTTAATCACAGCACCCGTAGGCACTACCCTGGAAGAAGCCAAACAGATTCTGATGAAACACAAGGTGGAGAAACTGCCTATTGTGGACGAGCATAATAATTTGCGTGGCCTTATCACCATTAAAGACATTAAAAAGGCCAAAGAGTACCCCAATTCTGCCAAGGATCATCGGGGCCGTCTGCGGGTTGCGGCAGCGGTAGGCGTGGCCTCTGACACCATGGAACGGGTACAGGCCCTGGTGCAAGCCAAGGTTGATGTCATCGTGGTGGATACCGCTCACGGCCATTCTCACATGGTGGTGCAGACCGTTAAAAATATTCGCGCTGCCTACCCCGAATTAAACATCATTGCCGGCAATGTAGCAACAGCGGAAGCTACCAGGGATTTGATTGCGGCCGGCGCCAATGCCGTCAAAGTAGGCATTGGGCCGGGTTCCATTTGCACTACCAGGGTGGTGGCCGGTGTCGGGGTACCTCAAATCACTGCTGTATATGATTGTGCACAGGAAGCAGCCAAGCACGGCGTACCGGTGATAGCTGACGGTGGTATAAAATATTCCGGTGATATTGTTAAGGCCATCGCCGCCGGGGCCAGTGTAGTTATGCTGGGCAGTATCCTGGCCGGTACCGAAGAAAGCCCGGGAGAAAAAGAAATTTACCAGGGTCGCAGTTATAAAGTATATCGCGGCATGGGTTCTCTGGGTGCTATGAAGCAAGGCAGCGGTGACCGCTACTTCCAGGAGCAAGCCAAGAAAATGGTACCTGAAGGGGTAGAAGGAAGGGTGCCTTATAAAGGTTCTTTATCCGATACCATTTTCCAACTGGTAGGCGGTTTGAAGGCAGGTATGGGTTACACCGGTTGCCGTACCATTGAAGAGCTAAAAACAAAGGCCAAGTTTGTTCGCATTACACCGGCAGGCTTAAAGGAAAGCCACCCACACGGTGTAAATATAACCAAGGAAGCTCCCAACTACAGTTTGTAA
- the cobC gene encoding alpha-ribazole phosphatase encodes MKGLIALRTRLYLVRHGETAWNAGGKFQGHSDIPLSQRGREQAKALADRLSKQKIDAFYSSDLSRARETAVILAEPHQGTVYSLPALREINFGRWEGLTFKEIAETYGELSARWWASPLTITIPDGESLQQVVDRCSKAVTELVMRHAGETVLLATHGGVIRVIVGLALGLDLNCFWQLRMDNLSLTVLAYDGPEKAVLELYNDTCHLHEK; translated from the coding sequence ATGAAAGGGTTGATAGCGTTGAGAACCAGGCTATACCTGGTGCGCCATGGCGAGACAGCCTGGAATGCCGGGGGCAAATTTCAAGGTCATTCTGATATACCACTGTCCCAACGCGGCAGAGAACAGGCCAAAGCCTTGGCGGATCGTCTCAGCAAGCAGAAAATAGATGCTTTTTACAGCAGTGATTTGTCCCGGGCCCGAGAAACCGCCGTGATCCTGGCAGAACCACATCAAGGGACGGTTTACAGCTTGCCTGCTTTACGTGAAATCAATTTTGGCCGCTGGGAAGGTCTTACCTTTAAGGAAATTGCAGAAACATACGGCGAACTAAGTGCCCGTTGGTGGGCCAGCCCGTTAACTATAACGATTCCCGACGGGGAGAGTTTGCAGCAGGTGGTGGATCGCTGCAGCAAAGCAGTGACTGAGTTAGTTATGCGCCATGCGGGAGAAACCGTATTACTGGCCACGCACGGCGGTGTGATCCGGGTAATAGTGGGATTAGCCCTTGGCCTGGACTTAAATTGCTTTTGGCAGTTACGGATGGACAATTTATCACTGACAGTTCTTGCATATGACGGTCCGGAAAAAGCAGTGCTGGAATTGTATAATGATACCTGTCATTTACATGAAAAATAG
- the cobU gene encoding bifunctional adenosylcobinamide kinase/adenosylcobinamide-phosphate guanylyltransferase yields the protein MKSCQQGKLFLVLGGSRSGKSRFAENLAQQLGEKVLYLATATVYDEEMARRVQLHRTGRPAVWDTVEEPLQVIEVIQKQAKRYHVILLDCLTLWLTNLLLNDNSPFHGRTAPEQEKYILNKVTQLAAVCRNCGSSVLVVSNEVGLGIVPDTPLGRTFRDIAGSANQVIAHLADEVYFVAAGLPIALKSLAGSNSL from the coding sequence ATGAAATCATGTCAGCAAGGCAAACTATTTTTGGTTTTAGGCGGCAGTCGCAGCGGCAAAAGCCGGTTTGCTGAAAATCTGGCTCAACAGCTGGGAGAAAAAGTTCTTTATCTTGCCACCGCCACTGTATATGATGAGGAAATGGCCCGGCGGGTGCAGTTGCACCGCACCGGACGACCGGCTGTTTGGGATACGGTGGAAGAACCGTTGCAGGTTATTGAAGTTATACAAAAACAAGCCAAGCGGTATCATGTTATACTGCTGGATTGCCTTACTCTCTGGCTGACCAATTTACTTTTAAATGACAACAGCCCTTTCCACGGCAGAACGGCGCCGGAGCAAGAAAAATATATATTAAATAAAGTGACGCAATTGGCTGCAGTCTGCCGGAATTGTGGTTCCTCTGTACTGGTGGTGAGCAATGAAGTAGGGCTGGGCATAGTGCCTGATACCCCTCTGGGACGCACTTTCCGGGATATCGCCGGGTCAGCCAACCAGGTGATAGCACATTTGGCCGATGAGGTTTACTTTGTGGCGGCCGGCTTGCCCATTGCCTTAAAATCTCTGGCAGGATCTAATAGTTTATGA
- a CDS encoding HDIG domain-containing metalloprotein yields MLLNRLKQFWHALFSQVGPEETAFIKKYLDAREQSLFWAMDRPTQTHCIRVARTCLNLLKNCQTLEVNQNILLKSALLHDLGKPARLIKTRDRVLIVILSTLAPALYQYILQGKLGQGRFYRAAAAHANHCLAGARRAEQAGLPPAVIYLIANHHRPEQAGDPPELTLLRQADALN; encoded by the coding sequence TTGCTTTTAAATCGCCTTAAACAATTCTGGCACGCTCTTTTCAGTCAAGTGGGCCCTGAAGAAACTGCGTTTATTAAAAAATATTTAGATGCCCGGGAACAATCGCTGTTTTGGGCCATGGACCGGCCAACCCAAACTCACTGTATCAGAGTAGCCCGCACCTGCCTTAATTTATTAAAAAACTGTCAAACCCTTGAGGTTAACCAAAATATTTTGCTTAAATCAGCCCTACTGCACGACCTGGGCAAACCAGCCCGTCTCATCAAAACAAGGGACCGGGTTCTTATTGTCATATTAAGCACATTGGCCCCCGCACTGTATCAATATATCCTGCAGGGTAAGTTGGGGCAGGGGCGTTTTTACCGGGCAGCTGCGGCTCATGCCAACCATTGTCTGGCAGGTGCCCGGAGGGCCGAGCAAGCCGGCCTGCCGCCGGCCGTAATTTACCTTATAGCCAACCACCACCGGCCGGAGCAAGCCGGAGACCCGCCGGAGTTAACGCTGCTGCGCCAAGCAGATGCTTTAAATTAA
- a CDS encoding LL-diaminopimelate aminotransferase, with amino-acid sequence MKLARRMDALAPGIFAELARAKAKKEATGIKVIDLSVGSPDLPPARHIVEALRKGVENPRNYAYPISGKRELHQALAGWYKQRFNVELDPATEVLTLMGSQDGLAHLALALINPGDVALVPDPGYPIYAASILLAEGELYPMPLLAKNRFLPDLTEIPPSVAGRARMMTLNYPNNPVAACADADFFREVVAFAKAYDIVVCHDVAYAELAYDGYKPMSFLEVPGAKEVGIEFYSLSKTYNMAGCRIGFAVGNADVLRALERIKSNIDYGVFAAVQEAGIAALTGDQTCVRETAAVYQRRRDIIVEGLAKLGWQVTKPQASMFIWAPLPKGYRSSRDFCLEFLEATGVLVVPGVAFGAQGEGYVRIALVQKEADLREAIQRIASLFRFNQ; translated from the coding sequence ATGAAGCTGGCACGCCGGATGGACGCTTTGGCGCCCGGTATTTTTGCGGAACTGGCCAGAGCTAAGGCTAAGAAAGAAGCTACCGGAATTAAAGTTATTGATTTAAGCGTAGGCAGTCCCGATTTACCTCCTGCCCGCCATATTGTTGAGGCGTTGCGTAAGGGAGTGGAAAATCCCCGCAATTATGCCTATCCGATAAGCGGCAAAAGAGAACTGCATCAGGCCCTGGCCGGTTGGTACAAGCAGCGGTTTAACGTAGAGCTGGACCCGGCCACCGAGGTACTGACTTTAATGGGTTCGCAAGACGGTCTGGCCCATCTGGCCCTGGCCTTAATTAATCCGGGCGATGTTGCTTTAGTGCCGGATCCTGGGTACCCCATCTATGCAGCCTCTATTTTACTGGCGGAGGGTGAATTATATCCCATGCCTTTATTGGCCAAGAACCGGTTTCTGCCGGATTTAACCGAGATTCCACCCTCAGTGGCCGGACGGGCCCGCATGATGACGCTTAATTACCCCAATAATCCGGTGGCTGCCTGTGCCGATGCCGATTTCTTTCGAGAAGTTGTGGCTTTTGCCAAAGCCTACGACATAGTGGTATGTCATGATGTGGCCTATGCCGAGCTGGCTTATGACGGTTATAAGCCGATGAGCTTTTTGGAAGTGCCGGGCGCCAAAGAGGTAGGTATAGAATTTTACTCTTTATCCAAAACCTATAATATGGCCGGTTGCCGGATTGGTTTTGCGGTGGGCAATGCGGATGTTTTGCGGGCCCTTGAGCGCATTAAGTCAAATATTGATTACGGTGTTTTTGCAGCGGTGCAGGAAGCCGGTATTGCTGCCTTAACCGGCGACCAAACATGCGTCCGTGAAACTGCGGCTGTTTATCAAAGAAGACGTGATATAATTGTTGAGGGGCTGGCTAAACTGGGCTGGCAGGTGACGAAACCGCAGGCTTCCATGTTTATCTGGGCACCCCTTCCCAAAGGATACCGCTCCTCCCGGGATTTCTGTTTGGAATTTTTAGAAGCCACCGGGGTATTAGTGGTGCCCGGGGTTGCTTTTGGTGCTCAGGGGGAAGGTTATGTGCGCATTGCCCTGGTGCAAAAGGAGGCAGATTTGCGGGAGGCAATCCAGCGAATTGCTTCATTATTCCGGTTTAATCAGTAA